The Manis javanica isolate MJ-LG chromosome 2, MJ_LKY, whole genome shotgun sequence genome contains a region encoding:
- the SDC2 gene encoding syndecan-2 isoform X1: protein MRRVWILLILGLVACVSAESRAELTSDKDMYLDNSSIEEASGVYPIDDDDYASASGSGADENIESPELTTSRPLPKIPFTSAAPEVETTTLNMQNKVPAQTKSPEETDKEKVHLTDSERKMDPAEEDTNVYTEKHSDNLFKRTEVLAAVIAGGVIGFLFAIFLILLLVYRMRKKDEGSYDLGERKPSSAAYQKAPTKEFYA, encoded by the exons aGAGCAGAGCTGACGTCTGATAAAGACATGTACCTTGACAACAGCTCCATTGAGGAGGCTTCGGGAGTGTATCCCATTGATGACGATGACTATGCTTCTGCATCAGGCTCTG GAGCTGATGAGAATATAGAGAGTCCAGAGCTGACAACATCTCGACCGCTTCCAAAGATTCCATTCACTAGCGCTGCTCCAGAAGTGGAAACCACGACGCTGAACATGCAGAACAAGGTACCTGCTCAGACGAAG TCACCTGAAGAAACTGATAAGGAAAAAGTTCACCTCACTGactcagaaaggaaaatggaCCCAGCTGAAGAGGATACAAATGTGTATACTGAAAAGCACTCAGACAATCTGTTTAAACGAACAGAAGTCCTGGCAG CCGTCATTGCTGGTGGAGTTATCGGATTTCTCTTTGCAATTTTCCTTATTCTGCTCTTGGTGTATCGCATGAGAAAGAAGGATGAAGGAAGTTATGACCTCGGAGAACGCAAACCATCCAGTGCTGCTTATCAGAAAGCACCTACTAAGGAGTTCTATGCGTGA
- the SDC2 gene encoding syndecan-2 isoform X2: protein MRRVWILLILGLVACVSAESRAELTSDKDMYLDNSSIEEASGVYPIDDDDYASASGSGADENIESPELTTSRPLPKIPFTSAAPEVETTTLNMQNKSPEETDKEKVHLTDSERKMDPAEEDTNVYTEKHSDNLFKRTEVLAAVIAGGVIGFLFAIFLILLLVYRMRKKDEGSYDLGERKPSSAAYQKAPTKEFYA from the exons aGAGCAGAGCTGACGTCTGATAAAGACATGTACCTTGACAACAGCTCCATTGAGGAGGCTTCGGGAGTGTATCCCATTGATGACGATGACTATGCTTCTGCATCAGGCTCTG GAGCTGATGAGAATATAGAGAGTCCAGAGCTGACAACATCTCGACCGCTTCCAAAGATTCCATTCACTAGCGCTGCTCCAGAAGTGGAAACCACGACGCTGAACATGCAGAACAAG TCACCTGAAGAAACTGATAAGGAAAAAGTTCACCTCACTGactcagaaaggaaaatggaCCCAGCTGAAGAGGATACAAATGTGTATACTGAAAAGCACTCAGACAATCTGTTTAAACGAACAGAAGTCCTGGCAG CCGTCATTGCTGGTGGAGTTATCGGATTTCTCTTTGCAATTTTCCTTATTCTGCTCTTGGTGTATCGCATGAGAAAGAAGGATGAAGGAAGTTATGACCTCGGAGAACGCAAACCATCCAGTGCTGCTTATCAGAAAGCACCTACTAAGGAGTTCTATGCGTGA
- the SDC2 gene encoding syndecan-2 isoform X3: protein MYLDNSSIEEASGVYPIDDDDYASASGSGADENIESPELTTSRPLPKIPFTSAAPEVETTTLNMQNKVPAQTKSPEETDKEKVHLTDSERKMDPAEEDTNVYTEKHSDNLFKRTEVLAAVIAGGVIGFLFAIFLILLLVYRMRKKDEGSYDLGERKPSSAAYQKAPTKEFYA from the exons ATGTACCTTGACAACAGCTCCATTGAGGAGGCTTCGGGAGTGTATCCCATTGATGACGATGACTATGCTTCTGCATCAGGCTCTG GAGCTGATGAGAATATAGAGAGTCCAGAGCTGACAACATCTCGACCGCTTCCAAAGATTCCATTCACTAGCGCTGCTCCAGAAGTGGAAACCACGACGCTGAACATGCAGAACAAGGTACCTGCTCAGACGAAG TCACCTGAAGAAACTGATAAGGAAAAAGTTCACCTCACTGactcagaaaggaaaatggaCCCAGCTGAAGAGGATACAAATGTGTATACTGAAAAGCACTCAGACAATCTGTTTAAACGAACAGAAGTCCTGGCAG CCGTCATTGCTGGTGGAGTTATCGGATTTCTCTTTGCAATTTTCCTTATTCTGCTCTTGGTGTATCGCATGAGAAAGAAGGATGAAGGAAGTTATGACCTCGGAGAACGCAAACCATCCAGTGCTGCTTATCAGAAAGCACCTACTAAGGAGTTCTATGCGTGA